The Procambarus clarkii isolate CNS0578487 chromosome 7, FALCON_Pclarkii_2.0, whole genome shotgun sequence genome window below encodes:
- the l(2)k09848 gene encoding WD repeat-containing protein 74: MDDPEKDFNVYVGTETGILKGINLNKKAVIHKNLHNMKALDREQEITSMAWGDEEQTEVLMGLRNQTIRIFDTDAKAFVSSRRISVGEGPIVSLARVDGITITAVRSGQVTLWREEPVEINALTSGEFLTCMRQNPASQNMIATGGKENDLQVWDLEHPEEPIFKAKNVKPDMLQLRVPVWVSGIAFLEDQHSVAVSSRHKHVRLYDPQRQRRPTLSFEWEESPLTCINSVLSNNSQVVVGTAHGRIGLFDLRGKKPEDPLFVYKGFSGAVRDAMVHPKQPLVFSVSIDRFLRVHHLTSRKLLFKEYLKSRLNCLLVRENLEASDFIPSTQKTVKQRMNFTKPATNSKKNPAVDLCIPDTDWESLTK, translated from the exons ATGGATGACCCCGAAAAAGATTTTAATGTCTATGTTGGCACAGAAACAGGAATATTGAAAG GCATAAATCTAAATAAAAAAGCTGTTATCCACAAGAATTTGCACAATATGAAGGCTTTGGATCGTGAGCAAGAGATCACATCCATGGCATGGGGAGATGAGGAACAAACAGAG GTTTTGATGGGTCTACGAAATCAGACTATACGTATATTTGACACAGATGCAAAGGCATTTGTATCTTCACGGAGAATTAGCGTGGGTGAGGGCCCTATTGTGTCTCTAGCAAGAGTTGATGG CATAACTATTACTGCCGTGAGGTCAGGTCAAGTGACGCTGTGGCGTGAAGAGCCAGTGGAGATCAATGCACTAACTAGTGGAGAATTCTTAACATGTATGAGACAGAATCCAGCATCACAAAATATGATAGCTACTGGAGGGAAGGAGAATGACCTTCAGGTGTGGGATTTGGAGCACCCAGAAGAACCTATATTTAaagcaaaaaat GTGAAACCAGACATGCTACAGCTACgagttcctgtttgggtgtctggCATCGCCTTTCTAGAGGATCAGCACAGTGTGGCAGTTTCTTCTAGACATAAGCAT GTGCGGCTGTATGATCCACAAAGACAAAGGAGGCCAACTCTTAGTTTTGAATGGGAAGAGTCTCCACTTACTTGCATCAATTCAGTCCTCTCCAATAACAG TCAAGTTGTGGTAGGAACTGCTCATGGTCGAATAGGCCTGTTTGACCTACGAGGGAAGAAACCTGAAGATCCACTCTTTGTATATAAAGGATTTTCTGGTGCTGTACGAGATGCCATGGTTCATCCCAAGCAACCTCTCGTATTTTCTGTCTCCATAGATCGTTTCTTAAGAGTTCACCACTTAACATCACGAAAACTTTTATTTAAG gaATACCTGAAATCTCGGCTAAACTGTCTGTTGGTGCGGGAAAATTTAGAAGCCAGTGATTTTATTCCAAGCACCCAAAAGACAGTTAAACAGAGAATGAACTTCACCAAGCCAGCAACAAATAGCAAGAAAAATCCAGCAGTAGATTTATGTATTCCCGATACTGATTGGGAATCATTGACTAAGTGA